In Ochotona princeps isolate mOchPri1 chromosome 22, mOchPri1.hap1, whole genome shotgun sequence, the following are encoded in one genomic region:
- the NOP56 gene encoding nucleolar protein 56 isoform X1, producing MTEWILAGRGKWRQRHQRLCPLQWGESDLGRNSEADNQGGKDLAHHTLVLLHVLFEHAVGYALLALKEVEEISLLLPQVEECVLNLGKFHNIVRLVAFNPFSSSQVALENANAVSEGVVHEDLRLLLETHLPSKKKKVLLGVGDPKIGAAIQEELGYNCQTGGVIAEILRGVRLHFHNLVKGLTDVSACKAQLGLGHSYSRAKVKFNVNRVDNMIIQSISLLDQLDKDINTFSMRVREWYGYHFPELVKIINDNATYCRLAQFIGNRRELNEDKLEKLEELTMDGAKAKAILDASRSSMGMDISAIDLINIESFSSRVVSLSEYRQSLHTYLRSKMSQVAPSLSALIGEAVGARLIAHAGSLTNLAKYPASTVQILGAEKALFRALKTRGNTPKYGLIFHSTFIGRAAAKNKGRISRYLANKCSIASRIDCFSEVPTSVFGEKLREQVEERLSFYETGEIPRKNLDVMKEAMVQAEEAAAEITRKLEKQEKKRLKKEKKRLAALALASPETSSSTPEECEEVHEKPKKKKKQKAQEVPQENGMEEPMVSSKPKKKRSFSKEELVNSDVEETEGNASPPKRKKSSAQEEVVVNDVEEAGSRKVSKKKRKFSSKEEPGSSSPEEAAGSKSSTKKKKKLHKASQED from the exons ATGACGGAATGGATTCTGGCAGGTAGAGgaaaatggagacagagacacCAAAGACTGTGCCCACTCCAGTGGGGAGAATCTGACCTAGGCAGGAACAGTGAGGCTGACAATCAAGGAGGGAAGGATCTAGCACATCACACACTG GTGCTCCTGCACGTGCTGTTCGAGCACGCGGTCGGCTACGCGCTGCTGGCGCTGAAGGAAGTGGAGGAGATCAGCCTGCTGCTGccgcag GTGGAGGAGTGTGTGCTGAACCTGGGCAAGTTCCATAACATCGTCCGTCTCGTGGCCTTTAATCCGTTTTCTTCGTCCCAGGTTGCCTTGGAAAATGCAAATGCGGTGTCCGAAG GCGTCGTTCACGAGGACCTCCGCCTGCTACTGGAGACACACCTGCCATCCAAGAAGAAGAAGGTGCTCCTGGGAGTGGGGGACCCCAAGATCGGTGCTGCTATCCAAGAGGAACTGGGCTACAACTGCCAGACTGGAGGGGTCATAGCCGAGATCCTGCGAG GAGTTCGCTTGCATTTCCATAATCTGGTGAAGGGTCTGACTGATGTGTCAGCATGTAAagcccagctggggctgggacacagCTATTCTCGTgccaaagtcaagttcaatgTAAACCGGGTGGACAACATGATCATTCAGTCTATCAGCCTTCTGGACCAGCTGGATAAAGACATCAACACTTTCTCCATGCGTGTCAG GGAGTGGTACGGCTATCACTTCCCGGAGCTGGTGAAGATCATCAATGACAACGCCACCTACTGCCGCCTTGCCCAGTTCATCGGGAACCGAAGGGAGTTGAATGAGGACAAGCTGGAAAAACTGGAGGAGCTAACGATGGATGGAGCCAAAGCTAAGGCCATCCTGGATGCCTCGCGGTCATCCATGG GCATGGACATCTCTGCCATTGACTTGATCAACATCGAGAGCTTCTCCAGCCGCGTGGTGTCGCTGTCGGAGTACCGCCAGAGCCTCCACACTTACCTGCGCTCCAAGATGAGCCAGGTCGCCCCCAGTCTATCAGCACTCATTGGGGAAGCG GTGGGTGCACGTCTCATTGCTCACGCTGGCAGCCTTACCAACCTGGCCAAGTACCCAGCATCCACAGTGCAGATCCTTGGGGCTGAAAAGGCCCTGTTCAG AGCCCTGAAGACAAGGGGTAACACACCAAAATATGGACTTATTTTCCACTCCACCTTCATTGGCCGTGCAGCTGCCAAGAACAAAGGCCGCATCTCCCGCTACCTGGCCAACAAATGCAGTATTGCCTCGCGAATCGATTGCTTCTCTG aggtACCCACAAGTGTATTTGGGGAGAAACTTCGAGAACAAGTTGAGGAGCGACTATCCTTCTACGAGACTGGGGAGATTCCACGCAAGAATCTGGATGTCATGAAGGAAGCCATGGttcag GCGGAGGAGGCAGCCGCAGAGATCACCCGCAAGCTGGAGAAGCAGGAGAAGAAACGCCTGAAAAAGGAGAAGAAGCGCCTGGCAGCGCTGGCGCTGGCATCTCCGgagaccagcagcagcaccccgGAGGAGTGCGAG GAGGTACATGAAAAacccaaaaagaagaaaaagcaaaaggcCCAGGAGGTTCCTCAGGAGAATGGAATGGAAGAGCCAATGGTCTCTTCCAAACCCAAGAAAAAGCGATCTTTTTCCAAGGAGGAGTTGGTTAATAGTGATGTGGAAGAGACAGAGGGCAACGCAAGccctcccaagaggaagaaatcCTCAGcccaggaggaggtggtggtgaaCGATGtggaggaggcaggcagcaggaaggTTTCCAAGAAAAAGCGCAAGTTCTCTTCCAAGGAGGAGCCTGGTAGCAGCAGCCCTGAAGAGGCTGCTGGCAGCAAGAGcagcaccaagaaaaaaaaaaagctccacaaGGCCTCCCAGGAAGACTAG
- the NOP56 gene encoding nucleolar protein 56 isoform X2, translating into MVLLHVLFEHAVGYALLALKEVEEISLLLPQVEECVLNLGKFHNIVRLVAFNPFSSSQVALENANAVSEGVVHEDLRLLLETHLPSKKKKVLLGVGDPKIGAAIQEELGYNCQTGGVIAEILRGVRLHFHNLVKGLTDVSACKAQLGLGHSYSRAKVKFNVNRVDNMIIQSISLLDQLDKDINTFSMRVREWYGYHFPELVKIINDNATYCRLAQFIGNRRELNEDKLEKLEELTMDGAKAKAILDASRSSMGMDISAIDLINIESFSSRVVSLSEYRQSLHTYLRSKMSQVAPSLSALIGEAVGARLIAHAGSLTNLAKYPASTVQILGAEKALFRALKTRGNTPKYGLIFHSTFIGRAAAKNKGRISRYLANKCSIASRIDCFSEVPTSVFGEKLREQVEERLSFYETGEIPRKNLDVMKEAMVQAEEAAAEITRKLEKQEKKRLKKEKKRLAALALASPETSSSTPEECEEVHEKPKKKKKQKAQEVPQENGMEEPMVSSKPKKKRSFSKEELVNSDVEETEGNASPPKRKKSSAQEEVVVNDVEEAGSRKVSKKKRKFSSKEEPGSSSPEEAAGSKSSTKKKKKLHKASQED; encoded by the exons ATG GTGCTCCTGCACGTGCTGTTCGAGCACGCGGTCGGCTACGCGCTGCTGGCGCTGAAGGAAGTGGAGGAGATCAGCCTGCTGCTGccgcag GTGGAGGAGTGTGTGCTGAACCTGGGCAAGTTCCATAACATCGTCCGTCTCGTGGCCTTTAATCCGTTTTCTTCGTCCCAGGTTGCCTTGGAAAATGCAAATGCGGTGTCCGAAG GCGTCGTTCACGAGGACCTCCGCCTGCTACTGGAGACACACCTGCCATCCAAGAAGAAGAAGGTGCTCCTGGGAGTGGGGGACCCCAAGATCGGTGCTGCTATCCAAGAGGAACTGGGCTACAACTGCCAGACTGGAGGGGTCATAGCCGAGATCCTGCGAG GAGTTCGCTTGCATTTCCATAATCTGGTGAAGGGTCTGACTGATGTGTCAGCATGTAAagcccagctggggctgggacacagCTATTCTCGTgccaaagtcaagttcaatgTAAACCGGGTGGACAACATGATCATTCAGTCTATCAGCCTTCTGGACCAGCTGGATAAAGACATCAACACTTTCTCCATGCGTGTCAG GGAGTGGTACGGCTATCACTTCCCGGAGCTGGTGAAGATCATCAATGACAACGCCACCTACTGCCGCCTTGCCCAGTTCATCGGGAACCGAAGGGAGTTGAATGAGGACAAGCTGGAAAAACTGGAGGAGCTAACGATGGATGGAGCCAAAGCTAAGGCCATCCTGGATGCCTCGCGGTCATCCATGG GCATGGACATCTCTGCCATTGACTTGATCAACATCGAGAGCTTCTCCAGCCGCGTGGTGTCGCTGTCGGAGTACCGCCAGAGCCTCCACACTTACCTGCGCTCCAAGATGAGCCAGGTCGCCCCCAGTCTATCAGCACTCATTGGGGAAGCG GTGGGTGCACGTCTCATTGCTCACGCTGGCAGCCTTACCAACCTGGCCAAGTACCCAGCATCCACAGTGCAGATCCTTGGGGCTGAAAAGGCCCTGTTCAG AGCCCTGAAGACAAGGGGTAACACACCAAAATATGGACTTATTTTCCACTCCACCTTCATTGGCCGTGCAGCTGCCAAGAACAAAGGCCGCATCTCCCGCTACCTGGCCAACAAATGCAGTATTGCCTCGCGAATCGATTGCTTCTCTG aggtACCCACAAGTGTATTTGGGGAGAAACTTCGAGAACAAGTTGAGGAGCGACTATCCTTCTACGAGACTGGGGAGATTCCACGCAAGAATCTGGATGTCATGAAGGAAGCCATGGttcag GCGGAGGAGGCAGCCGCAGAGATCACCCGCAAGCTGGAGAAGCAGGAGAAGAAACGCCTGAAAAAGGAGAAGAAGCGCCTGGCAGCGCTGGCGCTGGCATCTCCGgagaccagcagcagcaccccgGAGGAGTGCGAG GAGGTACATGAAAAacccaaaaagaagaaaaagcaaaaggcCCAGGAGGTTCCTCAGGAGAATGGAATGGAAGAGCCAATGGTCTCTTCCAAACCCAAGAAAAAGCGATCTTTTTCCAAGGAGGAGTTGGTTAATAGTGATGTGGAAGAGACAGAGGGCAACGCAAGccctcccaagaggaagaaatcCTCAGcccaggaggaggtggtggtgaaCGATGtggaggaggcaggcagcaggaaggTTTCCAAGAAAAAGCGCAAGTTCTCTTCCAAGGAGGAGCCTGGTAGCAGCAGCCCTGAAGAGGCTGCTGGCAGCAAGAGcagcaccaagaaaaaaaaaaagctccacaaGGCCTCCCAGGAAGACTAG
- the IDH3B gene encoding isocitrate dehydrogenase [NAD] subunit beta, mitochondrial isoform X2: MAALSGVRWLTRVLVAARSPGAWRSLSTSAAACAASPSQADDVRVEGAFPVTMLPGDGVGPELMHAVKEVFKAAAVPVEFQEHHLSEVQNMASEEKLEQVLSSMKENKVAIIGKIHTPMEYKGELASYDMRLRRKLDLFANVVHVKSLPGYKTRHNNLDLVIIREQTEGEYSSLEHESARGVIECLKIVTRTKSQRIAKFAFDYATKKGRNKVTAVHKANIMKLGDGLFLQCCEEVAELYPKIKFETMIIDNCCMQLVQNPYQFDVLVMPNLYGNIIDNLAAGLVGGAGVVPGESYSAEYAVFETGARHPFAQAVGRNIANPTAMLLSASNMLRHLNLEHHSSMIAEAVKKVIKAGKVRTSDMGGYATCHDFTEAVIAALPHP, encoded by the exons ATGGCGGCGCTGAGCGGTGTCCGCTGGCTGACCCGA GTGCTGGTCGCCGCCCGCAGCCCTGGCGCATGGAGAAGCTTGAGTACCTCGGCAGCGGCGTGCGCTGCCTCGCCGAGCCAG GCCGACGATGTGAGGGTGGAGGGGGCCTTTCCGGTGACCATGCTGCCGGGCGATGGCGTGGGGCCTGAGCTGATGCACGCCGTCAAGgaggtgttcaag GCTGCGGCTGTCCCAGTGGAATTCCAGGAGCATCACCTGAGCGAGGTACAGAATATGGCCTCGGAGGAGAAGCTGGAGCAGGTGCTGAGCTCCATGAAGGAGAACAAGGTGGCCATTATCG GAAAGATCCATACTCCGATGGAGTATAAAGGAGAACTGGCCTCCTATGATATGCGGCTGAG GCGGAAGTTGGACTTGTTTGCCAATGTGGTCCATGTGAAGTCACTTCCTGGCTACAAGACTCGGCACAACAACCTAGACCTGGTAATCATTCGAGAACAGACAGAAGGGGAGTATAGCTCCCTGGAACATGAG AGTGCCAGGGGCGTGATTGAGTGCCTGAAGATTGTCACTCGAACCAAGTCTCAGCGCATTGCGAAGTTTGCCTTTGACTATGCCACCAAGAAGGGGCGGAACAAGGTCACAGCTGTCCACAAGGCCAACATCAT GAAGCTTGGGGATGGGCTGTTCCTGCAGTGCTGTGAGGAAGTTGCCGAACTGTACCCCAAAATCAAGTTTGAGACGATGATCATAGACAACTGCTGCATGCAG CTGGTGCAGAACCCTTACCAGTTTGATGTCCTTGTGATGCCCAATCTCTATGGGAACATTATCGATAACCTGGCTGCCGGCCTGGTCGGGGGGGCTGGCGTGGTCCCTGGAGAGAGCTACAGTGCTGAGTATGCTGTGTTTGAGACG GGAGCCCGGCACCCGTTTGCCCAGGCAGTGGGCAGGAATATTGCCAACCCCACGGCCATGCTGCTGTCAGCTTCCAACATGCTGCGGCACCTCAA TCTCGAGCATCACTCCAGCATGATTGCAGAAGCCGTGAAGAAGGTGATCAAAGCTGGCAAG GTTCGCACCTCTGACATGGGTGGCTATGCCACCTGCCACGACTTCACTGAGGCTGTCATtgctgccctgccccacccataG
- the IDH3B gene encoding isocitrate dehydrogenase [NAD] subunit beta, mitochondrial isoform X1, with protein MAALSGVRWLTRVLVAARSPGAWRSLSTSAAACAASPSQADDVRVEGAFPVTMLPGDGVGPELMHAVKEVFKAAAVPVEFQEHHLSEVQNMASEEKLEQVLSSMKENKVAIIGKIHTPMEYKGELASYDMRLRRKLDLFANVVHVKSLPGYKTRHNNLDLVIIREQTEGEYSSLEHESARGVIECLKIVTRTKSQRIAKFAFDYATKKGRNKVTAVHKANIMKLGDGLFLQCCEEVAELYPKIKFETMIIDNCCMQLVQNPYQFDVLVMPNLYGNIIDNLAAGLVGGAGVVPGESYSAEYAVFETGARHPFAQAVGRNIANPTAMLLSASNMLRHLNLEHHSSMIAEAVKKVIKAGKVRTRDMGGYSTTTDFIKSVIGHLHPHGG; from the exons ATGGCGGCGCTGAGCGGTGTCCGCTGGCTGACCCGA GTGCTGGTCGCCGCCCGCAGCCCTGGCGCATGGAGAAGCTTGAGTACCTCGGCAGCGGCGTGCGCTGCCTCGCCGAGCCAG GCCGACGATGTGAGGGTGGAGGGGGCCTTTCCGGTGACCATGCTGCCGGGCGATGGCGTGGGGCCTGAGCTGATGCACGCCGTCAAGgaggtgttcaag GCTGCGGCTGTCCCAGTGGAATTCCAGGAGCATCACCTGAGCGAGGTACAGAATATGGCCTCGGAGGAGAAGCTGGAGCAGGTGCTGAGCTCCATGAAGGAGAACAAGGTGGCCATTATCG GAAAGATCCATACTCCGATGGAGTATAAAGGAGAACTGGCCTCCTATGATATGCGGCTGAG GCGGAAGTTGGACTTGTTTGCCAATGTGGTCCATGTGAAGTCACTTCCTGGCTACAAGACTCGGCACAACAACCTAGACCTGGTAATCATTCGAGAACAGACAGAAGGGGAGTATAGCTCCCTGGAACATGAG AGTGCCAGGGGCGTGATTGAGTGCCTGAAGATTGTCACTCGAACCAAGTCTCAGCGCATTGCGAAGTTTGCCTTTGACTATGCCACCAAGAAGGGGCGGAACAAGGTCACAGCTGTCCACAAGGCCAACATCAT GAAGCTTGGGGATGGGCTGTTCCTGCAGTGCTGTGAGGAAGTTGCCGAACTGTACCCCAAAATCAAGTTTGAGACGATGATCATAGACAACTGCTGCATGCAG CTGGTGCAGAACCCTTACCAGTTTGATGTCCTTGTGATGCCCAATCTCTATGGGAACATTATCGATAACCTGGCTGCCGGCCTGGTCGGGGGGGCTGGCGTGGTCCCTGGAGAGAGCTACAGTGCTGAGTATGCTGTGTTTGAGACG GGAGCCCGGCACCCGTTTGCCCAGGCAGTGGGCAGGAATATTGCCAACCCCACGGCCATGCTGCTGTCAGCTTCCAACATGCTGCGGCACCTCAA TCTCGAGCATCACTCCAGCATGATTGCAGAAGCCGTGAAGAAGGTGATCAAAGCTGGCAAG GTGCGGACTCGAGACATGGGCGGCTACAGCACCACAACCGACTTCATCAAGTCTGTCATCGGCCATCTGCACCCCCATGGGGGCTAG